From Solanum lycopersicum chromosome 8, SLM_r2.1, the proteins below share one genomic window:
- the LOC138337852 gene encoding uncharacterized protein produces the protein MFKQLSINFPFVEALEQMPGYAKFMKDLVTKKRSVTSEADCRMQHCSAIATRSLVQKKEDLGAFTIYCTVGSLHFAKALCDLGADINLMSLFIYKKLILGDPKPTAMRLLMADQTLKRPLAILHTVLVRVEFFIFPADFVILHCEVDFEVPIILAGTSPRNSVENHSAGVTDGSIDDPS, from the exons atgttcaagcagctttctatcaatttcCCTTttgtagaagctctagaacaaatgcccgggtatgccaagtttatgaaagatctggtaacaaagaaaagatcagtcacttCTGAGGCTGATtgtagaatgcagcattgtagtgctattgctacaagatctctagtgcaaaagaaagaagatctgggtgcgttcactatttattgtacagtcgggtcattacattttgcgaaagcattatgtgatctgggggcagaCATAAATCTCATGTCCCTCtttatttacaagaagttgattttgggtgacccaaagcccactgcaatgcggctactgatggccgatcaaaCTTTGAAAAGGCCTTTAGCAATACTCCACACTGTGCTAGTAAGGGTTGAGTTTTTCatatttccagcagattttgttatccttcattgtgaagtcgattttgaggtgcctattattcttgcag gcacatcgccaagaaattctgtagaaaatcactctgcaggAGTCACTGACGGATCAATCGACGACCCGTCATGA